The following proteins are co-located in the Vanessa cardui chromosome 15, ilVanCard2.1, whole genome shotgun sequence genome:
- the LOC124535815 gene encoding uncharacterized protein LOC124535815, with amino-acid sequence MSSDHEADTPPVTLPKRRRPKKASKRRRRRNSSSSSSSADESSPRRTRKLSSRLTSRDVLKLLSKWKGESTKNNFGSNNNFNNVIPEFDPSCRTQTIDCWLRKVNECASIYGWEDKQTIHYSLQKLIGLAKKWFESLQTVKFTWDEWQLKLCKAFPSDENYGRLLEEMLNRTSRNDESLREYFYDKLGLLSMCEITGKKAVDCIVYGISDRSVRNGAQALDSTEPEDLLTYLSSQKPQQAMSYNNRPRERTFQKPNNSANTNTGASNSNLNSVICYNCRVKGHPYFKCTKPLTICKRCNRVGHDSDRCRLDSLTSTNRNSNNNVENFEKKKHFKN; translated from the coding sequence ATGTCATCTGATCATGAAGCGGACACGCCGCCGGTTACGCTTCCAAAGCGACGGCGGCCGAAGAAGGCGAGTAAACGAAGAAGGCGAAGGAACTCGTCTTCTTCGTCATCATCCGCTGATGAGTCTTCACCGCGAAGGACGCGTAAGCTATCAAGCAGGCTAACCTCTAGGGACGTGCTGAAACTTCTGTCCAAATGGAAGGGAGAGTCAACAAAGAATAATTTTGgtagtaacaataattttaataatgttattcctGAATTTGACCCGTCCTGCAGGACCCAAACTATTGATTGCTGGCTGCGAAAAGTAAACGAATGTGCCTCTATATACGGTTGGGAGGATAAGCAGACAATACACTACTCTTTACAAAAGCTAATTGGTCTGGCTAAGAAATGGTTTGAGTCTTTGCAGACGGTCAAATTTACTTGGGACGAGTGGCAACTGAAATTATGCAAGGCATTCCCCAGCGACGAAAATTACGGACGTCTCTTGGAAGAAATGTTAAATCGCACATCACGTAATGATGAGAGCTTGcgggaatatttttatgacaaattggGTTTGTTAAGTATGTGTGAAATTACTGGTAAGAAGGCTGTTGATTGTATTGTGTACGGCATAAGCGACCGATCTGTTAGGAATGGGGCACAGGCTCTCGATAGTACGGAACCAGAAGATTTGCTTACTTACCTTTCTTCCCAAAAACCACAACAGGCTATGAGTTACAATAATAGACCGCGTGAACGCACATTTCAAAAGCCCAACAACTCTGCAAACACCAATACGGGTGCCAGCaactcaaatttaaattctgtaaTTTGCTACAATTGTCGCGTTAAAGGTCATCCTTATTTTAAATGCACTAAGCCGCTAACAATATGCAAACGTTGTAATCGGGTAGGACATGACAGCGACCGATGCAGGCTTGACTCCTTAACATCCACAAAtcgtaattcaaacaataacgtagagaattttgaaaaaaaaaaacactttaaaaattgA